TCACATTGTATATTTTAACAGGTTCAATAGCACCCTATGAAACAAAAGATCCATTGGAACACAAAGATTAATCAGGAATTAATTAGCCTTTTCTCATTCTTTACAACAAACACAGTTCATTACAGTAATTCCAGAAAGGGAATTTAACTTACTGTACACATCCCtaccccttttttatttttttaaattttttaaatcttacacTTAAAATACAATAATCAAAAGAATCCCCAGTATGCCAGCTGCCCTCTGAAGGTGGCGCTCTAGCTAAACCTGCCTCATGCTCCTCAGTGTATAAAAAAATCACGTCAACTAAGCACCACAGACATTAAACTACACTTAATTTTTCACAATTCGAGCCGATTGGGTAAATCCGCCGAAAGGAATATTTTTGCCGACAGTTAAACTGGAAAACCTTGGAtaagaaaaccttttttttcgtcttttaaatgttaaaaatgcaccATTTGAATGGCTCAATGTATAGAATACAAGTAGCGAAAGAAGCACCGAcaacatagtcattttttgcaagaattttaaaagattagattcatttttttaactctgGGTATTCCTGGAATTGTCGATTTATACATTATTTTTGAAACAATCccgatttattttttgtctaatCAAGAAGTGCTTGAGACACATCGAGATACATCACATTATTTTGTGCTAAGATATCacaaattgtcatttctgttaAATTATTCCATCTTTAGTaacaaaaacacttaaataagACACAATATTTAGCACCTTAAACTCGTGATTCCAAGTCGAGTTGAAGTGTTTAACATGGTAAATAAATCCACCCAAGATTAAGATTTCTTTCCagtaaacctaaaaaaaaaatagatttgtgtACAATTGAGAGCACCAGATAGTTTAACAGTGTGTATCTTGCAAAGCtgcaaaactaaataaatacatcCATAGCAAGGTCAACAAGTAAAGCTCAGTTGTTAAAAGTGAAAAAGACCTGAACAGGTTAGGAGTGTTTGTATGAGGCCAGTGCTGCGGGTGGTCTTAGCATAAATAAAAGCACCTTCTTATAtttcaaatgtgattttttttgttattgaggGTATTTACGCAAAGTGACTATAAGGTCCTGTCACCTTAGTGAAGGCATACGGAGATGTACTGACGTAGGTGTTGGTTGTGCACGATAAGGAGCCCTCAATGAGTGCCTTTATAAAACGCTTGTAAGGGGGCTCCCCAAGAGATTCTGATGGCTCTGGATGTTCACGTTTCGTCCCCCTTTTGTTGCCTTTGCTTGGCGTCCCCTCACCGCCGTTCCTTTCTGCGTCTTCCTCCTTTTCCCGAGCCTTCTCCGCCACCTTTGCTTCCCACATGGCCAGCCCGTGCTTCGCCTCGTTCATATTTTTGTGCTGGTAGAAGACTAAGGATATGCGGGTCGGGTGATGGCGGTCCGGGTTTTTCAGCGGTGTTGTAGCGTGGAGCTCCCGTTTAGCGCATTCGATGAGGACTGAGCCGTGGCTTGGCGCCACCGCCACTCCACCGATGTCAGGGTCCAAAAAGTTGTGCTCGTTGTCTGACCAGATTTCTGGCTTTGGCGGGGTTGGGGGTGTCTGCGTAATTCCAGGTTCTTGCTTAACGCCAGCTAACATCGGATTACCATTTAACAGACCTAATCCCGCCTGTGTTTCTGGGTTCAAGTATCCGCCACTTAACTGAGCACCAAGAATCTGCGGGTTGGCAAAACCCATTTCTTGCTTAATTTGCATATGGAACGATTGCTGGCCAGGGGGGAACATTTGAGGATTCCCCATGTACGGATTCGGAGGCCTACCGAATTGATTGCCGCTACCCCCCGCAGATGTGACGTCTCGAACTCTGTGGGCGGCCGGCGCTCTTGAAAGGGGGTCCATAAAATGAGGGTCTGTGGCTCCATTAGGTGCGCAGGGACCGAAAACTCTCGTGGGGTGAACCGGTCTCACGTTGCATGGATTATAGCCGTTGACTTGTAAACCTGGATCAGCATAATTTGGTGGATAATTGACCTCGTAACGCTGATGTGCTGCATACTTCTGCTCTGGGTAAAACACTTGTCGTTGTTGTTGATACATGTCCAGTGGCTTTTGGTTCGAAGCGTAGTAAGGATGGTAGTTTTCAAGAGGCATGCCGCCGTTACACTGGTAGCCAGGGTACGAACGTTTCGGTCCGTCTATGAAGGGGTTGGGACCTCGGACAGAGAAAGGGGAAGGGCCTTCTGGTGTCGGAGATTGATGGGGAAACATGCTCCCTGGGGTTGAAGTGCTTGGGAAAGATCCTGGATGCCCATGAAACGCCGGGTATTTGGCAGCGTTGGTTGCACCGGCGTAAGAGGTAATAACGTTCTCGTGATGTTGATGCTGCATATGCTGAGAATGAGCTCCGAGCGAATCCGTGAGTTGATTTCGATGTCCAATAGCACCTGGAATAAAGCCTGACAGTCGGCAGATAACACATTAATGATCAAAGTCATATTTGTGTAATAAGGCGGGTCAGCAGTTGCCCACGTAAAACGGCTTTTACCTGGCACGGGTGTGCTTAGAGTGATGTTTTCAACATTCCCAGCTTTCATCTTGGATGGGGTCACTTTCTCGCCCTTGTCATGAGCGTGATCTGCTAGGCTGTTCTTGATGGCGTTGGCCTTCTTAGACTCCAACTTCTTCTGGCGACAAGACTTGGCAGGCTCGGAGAGCATCCGCACTTGGCGGCGGAAGGCACTGAGGGCTTGAATGGCACCCGATCGGATTTTTTCCTGCTGACCCTCCTCGCTGCCGAACTCATCTGTGTTGGCAACCTTATAGAGGGGCAGGACGTGGAGCTGCTCGTCCTCTGGTATCTTTCCAATCTCTCTGTTATCTTCCCTCGTTAACGTGCAAACCTGTGGAGACCGATTATTTCTTGAGGATACCACAGAAAGATCCAATTTTCCTGCAACCACCATCGAAAGACATGCTTTCCTTACCACAGTGCTCCCTCCTTGCATGTTGTGAACATCTCTATGAGCATGAGCGCAGAAGTCCAGACAAGCAGTAACCCCAGAGAAAGGTCGACCTTCCCTAACCCCCAGACGACAATCGGGTGCTCTCTGCTCATGTTCCACCTGTTAACATGAAGATTCGTTTAACTAGGATAAGGTACCTGGAAGATGTTGTTGCAGTTCACTACATTTTGATAAACACAAAACTTTCGTCCTCTGGTGTTTCTATAGATAATCCTTTATTTATACAAAGGGCTACACTATCATATGTCCTCACCTGGTTTCCATAAGCTTCAGGTGCCATGATTTTGTACAAGGGGCCGAGTAAAGTAGCCAGATGTTGAAAGTTTTTTTCCAGTCGCTCTTCCTGAAAGACAAACATTTCCAATATTAATCTAATGATGTTTTGAATGTATTATTATACCGGGACTAATAGCAACACATTTTTAGTAGCGGTGGATACCTCTCTGACATCGTCTCCTTGTAGTTTGAATTTTCTTGGAATTTTACTCCTGGCAAATTTGCAGCCGTTGTAGTACATGCTCCATGAGCATCCAAAGGAGAATGAAGCTCCACATGCATCTGGATTTAATCCCTGACATGCACAGGTTCTCCTGCAAGGGATCAAGAACGTTTGAGCTTTGAATACCGATGACCTTTTTAGTGCAAGCTAAATTAGAAACAAGTTAGATTTCACCTGctttattttacctcacagtgaTACCTCACATTATGGGTTGCATTAATTCAGTCACATGCTTATCTCAAAAGACTTTTTCATATCTGGACTAACTCTGTGCTTAATGGGTCTCGGGTCACGTCTGTATTTTAAAGACTTGCAAAGATAACAGCATATTTGGGAATTCAGAGTGCTCCAGAAGTCACAATATACTATATCATTCAGACAGACATGAGGCCATCAACCATGAGGCTTTGCAGTTTTTGCAAGCATATGAAATCGTTGCCCATGGTTCGTCAATTTTCATTGAGCAATCTTGCGTTATTACTGCCTGGCATGAAGGTTTTCCATCCCTGGCTGCAGTTCAGCTCCAATTTAAACGGTTTAATGGCTCTGACACATCTCCAAAGCATAGTACAATTTACATTTAGCCATGGCTAGTTTCTTGAAGCAGAATCTGTTCatgaacacacaaaaatgccaAGGAAGGCCTGCTTAAAGCAAACTCAAAGAGAAGCCGTTCTTACAATGCCAGGAAAGTATATCTAAAGTGCTCCACAGGAACTGAACTTCAACAAAAAGTCTATTCAGCCGATGTTTTGGAAAATATACAACTTTCCATGAAACAGCTTTTAATAATGATGCCAACAACCTAATTTGGGTCCTTACTACTTTCAGAAGTTGTCATTATGTTGTGCTTTGCTTGACACTAAGTAATGATTTAGCAATCTGGAAGCTTTTCCTGGCTTTGCATAAACTCTCACTGTAAGAAGTAGGTATCTTTTGGTGGAGGTAGTAGCAGGCTTAGTTCTGTTTGCTATGTCAATATAAAAGCTCCTGTTTTGGGAAACTTTTCTTGGATTGGCTAAATCGACATCAGAGCAAAAGGACAGTGAGGTCGCTTGTTAATTTGGACTGAACTGCAGTCAGAGACTGGAAGCATTGGTaggaatgtatttttagatttttccctGTCAATTGGTAAACCCTAGCAagataataatttgcttgaaactGCAAGAGCGGTCAAATTCTTGTCGCCTCACATATTTCTGAAAGATACTTGAAACAacagaaagaaaacaatagGTTGACTGTGACTTTTGATACACCCGCAATGTGGTTTAGTGTCTATTTTGCCGTCAACTCACTCTTCGTTAAGagcacatcttctttgggtgaGGGCTCCATGCTTTGTTAGCGTTTCACTTAGCTCAAGGTAGAGCTTGTCAGCTAGGCTGGGTTGGATGCCCTCCCAGACTAGGATTGCAACGATTATGCAGGCCGCGTCACATTTATGTCCATTGCGTTCTCGAACCAACACCAATAGCTTTTCTTCTACGCTGGATCGGCGGATCACCTAAATTGTTTTCGAatacaaaaatgtacatattttacATACTTGAAGGCGTTCCCTTTTTTCATAGAGAACTGAGATTGACACATAAAGACAAAATGATGCCTACCCATTTGGCAATCGGGCACCCCTGTGTACTTTTTCCTTCCTTCCCGGTGTACACCACTTTCTCTATCCTGATGGCTGGACCATTTAAACCAGACCTTGAGATAAAACAAGTAATATAGAACTTAAAATCAAAACAGCACCCTGTAATTATACATCAGAGTCCACTGCGAAAGGGTTTGGTACCTTCTCTCCATCTCCTCGCGTATACCAGTAACCGTAGGTGCTGATCCCAGGTGAGTGTAGTACGGACCCTCATCCTTTTCACTGATTTGTTCTAAATAACGATAAAATCTTTTAGAACCTAAATACCACTTCATCTGTCATGCAACCAAGAACACGGGACTCACCGACACAGTGGCAGGATGCAATCTCATATTGGGTTTTAATTGGCGTATCAAGTAGATTTTTTATAGGGGTATCCAGTAGCTTCATCGGAGAATCCATGAATCTCTGTAGGAGTTGTTCTTTCTTGGGTGTTGAGTCGGGTGTTCTTTTATAAGTCATTGTGGACATAGCAACTCCAGATGATTCCACTTTACATAGATCAGCGTTGGTTGACAGGATGGTGACGGGCCCAGTGGATTCCACTTTGACTTTATTCGAATTGAATACGATGGATTTCTTCTCAAAGACGGGGGACAGTTGGTACTGTTTTAGACTTTGTTCCATTGAAGCTAGTATGTTATTTTGCCTAATGTTCTCACAGGCAGTCTCTTGATTCTCCTGCTTGATTTGCAGCCCACCCAGATTCTGATGTGAGCCGGGTGTAGTAAATCTGGGTTCATTTTCGATTTTTATATTCGCCAGGCCATGTTTGCTATCCCGAGTGCTTTGTGTAGAATGGGGAGGGCCCTGTCGATCTTTGCCTTGTAACAGATGCATGCGTAGGGCTTCGTGCCTCTGGTGGTCTCCTTGAGGAATTGGCAGGCCCAAGTGAGATCCCCTTTGGAGCTGAGAACATGCGCTCAGCTGGTGTTCGGTCTTAGGATACATAACGTTTGGGATCTGTTTGTTTATTGCACCTTGTTGCAAATATGTTTGTGACTGTGTAGAGGCATGTGGGAAGTCCATATTTTTTGCAAAGTTGCAGCTATTGGGTAAGTGATTTTGAAACTGTTTGGAATCAACGCTGTTTGGGGAAAACGATCTTTGACGTTGGATTTGAATGTCTGTTGTGTTTTTGTAGCAGGCGTGACTGTTGGGTTGAAGAGAGTTGTTTCTGGGCTGCTGGTTAAGTTGCATATGACATGGCTGCGGCTGACTATGAGGTCTGTAAATGGGAGACTTTAGATGCTGTTCTTCAAATTGTGGCGGGTGGGACAGTGGGCGTGGAAGATTACAGTGCTGCTGTTGCTGTGCTGTAAGAAACTTGGGTGACAATGTGTCCTGCCGTTCAGGGTTGTCATGTAAGTGCACCGGGCTGGGGTAATGACCCCCACTCTGAGGATCGTGCTTTTTCTGAATTAAACTTGCGTTACAATTGGATTGCTGCCATTCAGGATCATTGTTGTTTGGGGCTGACGCCAAATGAGAATGGCCTAGCAGATTCCGTTGTTGGTCCTGTATCGTGTTAGACCCCAGAATGTTTTCTTTGAACATTCCAGGTTGCTCAAACTTTTGCATAGACTGTGCCTCCAAATTCTGACCTTGAACCTGGAGGCTGTGTCTCTGTTGGTCTGACACAGCCTTGGCAGACAACCCCTCCTTTTCCTGCTCTGCCTGGAATGACAATCTTGTCTGTTGCTTTGCAGGGTTCTGTTCCATCCAGCTGCCCTGTTGGAGGGTCGAACACAACAAGTTGCCTGTTTGCTGGCTTGCGTTATCCGCGCTGGTCCCtaatccaacctgaattgacTGCATTGAATTAGGTCCCTTAAAGGCCCTGCTGTCAGCTCCTTGTATGTTTCCAACTTGTTGTTGCGACGTATTGGGTTGAATCCCAAACTGAGGAGCATGACCAGACACAGTGTTCTGTATTCCAGAGTTGGGTGattgttcatatttttccaGTATGCTCTGAGTGTTGAGCTCCTTAAACATGCTGAGATCAAAATTCTGGTCGGAATTCTGATATACTTGTTGAGGATTCGAGTCATTAGGATAGCACCTTAAgttgtttttatgttgttgCGAGGAGTTGGCAGCGTTTGATGATAGCACCATGCCACTCAGCTGAACGTGAGATTCTTCGTGGCTGGAGCACGGCGGAGGCAGCTGTTGGTGCTCTTGTTTTTCCTGCTGGTATTCTGTTTCATGATTGTTCAAGTATCCATTCACTACATAGTTGATAGAGTTAAAATTATTGAGATCCTCCGCAGTACCAGATGTCCCAGGCTGTCGTGGTTGGTTTTCAAGCGTCTGAGCAGAATGGGAAAAATCGTTAGTCAATGTCGAAGGTATGAGATCTTCACTGGGAAGTTTACTTGTTAGAGAACAATTCATAGCATCTTCTGACCCAGACCTCTGCGGTGCAATTGATACTTGCTCAGGGTAATATTGAGACAACGTTTTCTCTAAAAGATCACCTGGTGTACTTTCAATTGTTGAGGCACCATTCATTGAGACCTGTTTATTTCTCGGGAGAGGAAAATGATCTCCGTTAGGAATTGTACAATTCCCGTTTCCTAATTTTGTCTCTGCCGGAGCATTGCACTCATATGCTGtattttttgtcaattcagcAATCTCTGAATCGACTTTAAATTTCTTATTCTGGTTGACCAAGAATGGTTGTTCAGCGAGTGCATGTTTGAAATCTCCATTCATTATAAATGACCCCTGATCCAATAGCCCTTGTAATGATCCAGAGTCATCGCAAGTTTCATTTTGTCTCTTCATGGAGTTGCCACCTGTACTGGGCTTGTAGCTGTTCCAGTTTGGATCACCAGAAATTTGAAGCGTATCTCCTTCTAAAAAGCTCCCGCCATTCTGGAGTTTGTTTGAGATGTTGCAGGATGAGCCGATTTTCTTAAGCGTCAAACTTTCTTCCGTCTCATGTCTGGTCTGGTCTGTTTCCATCTGGCCTGCTCAGGGTCCATTCACAGGCTGCCCTCTCTGCGTCCTACAAACAAAGTTGAAAAGAAACATTATAAGCAACCCTGGCAGGATTTTCTTTACTCAGAActgttttttaaatctcatacgCTTCACATTTTCATGAGTTACAAGTACGAGTACAAGAAATTAGCATCCTTTTTTCAGGTTgagacttttaaaaatattttgcaacttAACGAACCACACTGAAAGTGAATCGAATGTTTAGGTGGAGTTAATCctgataataattttaaaaaatataaccaTTTTGGCTCTAGGAATGGCAACAGGCGAAACCATTAGCTCTGCTGAGCGAACCGATACAATTGCTTCATTGTTTTGGTCACTCGCTATTTTCAGTCCCATGGTGCTCCATAATTAAGCTACTTGATCTTACTTCATCTCTCACTAACGAGTCAAGCAAGTGTCTCCCAGCGTCTTTTGCTGGCAGAAACAAAGCATGACTGGCCGTTTGCAGAGTCTCAAGGGGGGTAGCAAACCCAAAAGAAAGACTTTTGGTCCAACACTTGGGGGGTCTTGGTTTCCCTTTTTATGTGTGTTTGCTACAGTTTGACCTTTTATTACTAAATGGCTTTAACACAGTATGCAGAATCAATTAACTTATAGAAGAGATCATATGATACAAATTTGGTGAACTCTAGCAATGTGGCAAGAagcggacattttcaataattgACTTTAAGCATTAAACTCAAGACGTATGGCCATAACTACAATTTCAGACTAATTTGAATCCTTCTGAACTGTCaagtaaaacattttgattGACACTACCAGTTTTCTTTCCCTTCAAAACATTGCAATGAGCTCATTTAATGAAAACCTCTTCCCCAATCCTTTGTGACTTCCCCTTTGTTTTCTCGGATGCCCTGTAAATCAGCAACTAAGTCAAGAGGTTAACTAACGCTAGGCTGCTTTGAGCGCAGCTCCATTCCTGCAGGACTCTCCGGGGTTTACTAAACACCAAGCAGAGCCAAGCAGCTTGTCACAGTTGGGTACACCCActctgacaacaacaaaaaataatctttgTGAACCTAGGACAAAGCCAGAGATTCCAGTTCAATGTAGGCCTGTTTGCACACATGCATACAAACACATCCAATTACAGGGTGTGCAGAAATATGGGCCAATTTCAGTGCAATTTAAGATAGATTTGTTTTATTACAGGCTCTTGATGTTCATTCATGAGCGGTAGACATTTTTTGGAACTGGCTGATAAATAGTCcaacaccctgatttggttttTGCTCTTATGCGTTGCTCTCCAGCATGTTTTAATTCTCCTAATAACGTAGTTGttcttttatatttatatatttgatatGACTCAACTTGCTTTAAACTTGTCTGTAGAAGTCAGTGTGTAATTGCACATTAGGTGGTTCTGCATTGTTCAGGCTTGGCATTTTGCCTGCACAGAAACTGTGTTTTGGATAACATTGGCCACTTAAATGGTGTAATCGGTCTACGGATttcatagtagtagtcattcACCACTCATGTTGTGTTGCTTTTAATTTTCGCTCcagacaggcactgtgaaataTGAGTGTCCATAGTCAATGCCGTCTTTTTGACAAGTCTTGTAGGTCTTGTTATGTGACATTTACCCTCACCACAGCTGTTGGGTTACTCCAATTCCTATCATTCGGGTTGAGAGCTTTGGAAGTAAGGCTAAAAACAAAATACCTGTCACTATAGAGTAGCAATGATAAATCGGATGCAGTTTTTAgcatagaccaagggtgtcaaccTCAGTTGGGTTTACAagccacattaatgccaactagatctcatgtgggccagtccattttatttttggcccaaaaagttgacTTACTTCCCACCATTgatgggaggggcgaatgaacgaatgtttattcagtcaaaatgggttggacatcTAGAGAACCAATGTGATTGTGGCTAGGCAATTGAACAAAATGCAGTAGTGCCGACAattgatcacacaactcacaaactgCTGGTTTTGCTGCAcccttgttgaaaaaaataagagcaTTTCATTCTAAAtaaatgagctacaaagggCCGGTCAGACAGAGCTGGACCGAGCATAGACCATGAATACCTTAAAAATGTTTCGCTTTTTGTGTTAGTTATCATTCAGTGCTATTGTGGAAGACCAAAAGTACTGTTGTAACTATAGTTAGCTTgcgctcaattttttttcttgtgccaGTACTACTTTTCATGGAATTCTTATTTGCATCCCAAAGTGTCCTAAAATAAATCTTTCCTCTAAGTTTAGAGTTGAACTACGCTAAAACCACACAACCTATGACAACATTTGCACAACTTGGCGTTCTAGCTGACTATGCAAACCTTTATCTCGCCCCCTTTTTTTCGCCCCCACTTCTCTTGCTTATCCCTTCAGCCAGATGGTCTCCCTTAGCCAACAGTCCGTGTAATCATTTTGCATATATGTACTTTAAACGAGCCATATCACGACGGCTGTTCGGACTTcagtgaattttttggtgtgttgtttttttccttttcttttttaacatacGTGCTAACAAGTGCTAGTTCGCCTCATCTGTCCCGACTGTTAGTCCAACTGCTCATCAGGCTTGTAAAGACAGACGTTCATTCATGCTCTAGATCTCACCAACTTGCTCGCTCCCGTCCTCTCGCACTTGTGATTTCAGGTCACATGGCCCACTcttgcactgcttccaaatgTACCTCACATGGTCACTCATAACTGTTGGTATGAACATATGATACCCCACCACAGTTGTTAAGAAACAATAGGCTGCAGTGTGTGTCGGGTTATCTCTTTAATGATTCCAAATCCTACCGAGTTAGGGAAATAAATGTCTTAATGGATTCACTTTAAAGTGAGATGAACCAAATTGTGTTTGTCCCAGAAAACGAAAGTACATTTTGGTTAAACGTTGTGTATTTTCACCAATGACTTATTTTTCTGTTGTGAAACAGGAAGAGGTTATGTTGGAATGTTAAGAAATGTTTAGTTggttactttttttctttgaaagacATAGAACAGGCCTCTTCTAAGAGGACACATTTGGATTTCTGCACGATGGAAATAAGCACTGTTTTGGCATTGGACGATTTATATGATCAGTGGCTAGTTAATTAGGAGTCTTGTCTGGGGATATTTTTCAGTAATTTGTTCAATTTTTGgggtctagaacaggggtgtcagactctgattggttcgcgggccgctttaacgtcaacttgatttcacgtgggccagaccattttagatataatatttagatatatttttttataaatggattaaaagagctggattaaaagctctgaatattcagttttttatagatataaaacaatgtttattttagcttttttttaaatatatttttagattttataaaataatttttgaactaaaaacacagaaaaaattgattaaaaaattacaattattgatttaaaagggggaaaatcaggaaatttaatatacatctatactcttcattttaatttgatcctaaaacagacactcggtactcatgatttactttcccgggccacacaaaatgatgcagtgggccagatttggcccctgggccgccactttgacacatgtggtctagaagttgtaaacatgattttttttgggctaTGT
The Stigmatopora argus isolate UIUO_Sarg chromosome 7, RoL_Sarg_1.0, whole genome shotgun sequence DNA segment above includes these coding regions:
- the tet2 gene encoding tet methylcytosine dioxygenase 2, with protein sequence METDQTRHETEESLTLKKIGSSCNISNKLQNGGSFLEGDTLQISGDPNWNSYKPSTGGNSMKRQNETCDDSGSLQGLLDQGSFIMNGDFKHALAEQPFLVNQNKKFKVDSEIAELTKNTAYECNAPAETKLGNGNCTIPNGDHFPLPRNKQVSMNGASTIESTPGDLLEKTLSQYYPEQVSIAPQRSGSEDAMNCSLTSKLPSEDLIPSTLTNDFSHSAQTLENQPRQPGTSGTAEDLNNFNSINYVVNGYLNNHETEYQQEKQEHQQLPPPCSSHEESHVQLSGMVLSSNAANSSQQHKNNLRCYPNDSNPQQVYQNSDQNFDLSMFKELNTQSILEKYEQSPNSGIQNTVSGHAPQFGIQPNTSQQQVGNIQGADSRAFKGPNSMQSIQVGLGTSADNASQQTGNLLCSTLQQGSWMEQNPAKQQTRLSFQAEQEKEGLSAKAVSDQQRHSLQVQGQNLEAQSMQKFEQPGMFKENILGSNTIQDQQRNLLGHSHLASAPNNNDPEWQQSNCNASLIQKKHDPQSGGHYPSPVHLHDNPERQDTLSPKFLTAQQQQHCNLPRPLSHPPQFEEQHLKSPIYRPHSQPQPCHMQLNQQPRNNSLQPNSHACYKNTTDIQIQRQRSFSPNSVDSKQFQNHLPNSCNFAKNMDFPHASTQSQTYLQQGAINKQIPNVMYPKTEHQLSACSQLQRGSHLGLPIPQGDHQRHEALRMHLLQGKDRQGPPHSTQSTRDSKHGLANIKIENEPRFTTPGSHQNLGGLQIKQENQETACENIRQNNILASMEQSLKQYQLSPVFEKKSIVFNSNKVKVESTGPVTILSTNADLCKVESSGVAMSTMTYKRTPDSTPKKEQLLQRFMDSPMKLLDTPIKNLLDTPIKTQYEIASCHCVEQISEKDEGPYYTHLGSAPTVTGIREEMERRSGLNGPAIRIEKVVYTGKEGKSTQGCPIAKWVIRRSSVEEKLLVLVRERNGHKCDAACIIVAILVWEGIQPSLADKLYLELSETLTKHGALTQRRCALNEERTCACQGLNPDACGASFSFGCSWSMYYNGCKFARSKIPRKFKLQGDDVREEERLEKNFQHLATLLGPLYKIMAPEAYGNQVEHEQRAPDCRLGVREGRPFSGVTACLDFCAHAHRDVHNMQGGSTVVCTLTREDNREIGKIPEDEQLHVLPLYKVANTDEFGSEEGQQEKIRSGAIQALSAFRRQVRMLSEPAKSCRQKKLESKKANAIKNSLADHAHDKGEKVTPSKMKAGNVENITLSTPVPGFIPGAIGHRNQLTDSLGAHSQHMQHQHHENVITSYAGATNAAKYPAFHGHPGSFPSTSTPGSMFPHQSPTPEGPSPFSVRGPNPFIDGPKRSYPGYQCNGGMPLENYHPYYASNQKPLDMYQQQRQVFYPEQKYAAHQRYEVNYPPNYADPGLQVNGYNPCNVRPVHPTRVFGPCAPNGATDPHFMDPLSRAPAAHRVRDVTSAGGSGNQFGRPPNPYMGNPQMFPPGQQSFHMQIKQEMGFANPQILGAQLSGGYLNPETQAGLGLLNGNPMLAGVKQEPGITQTPPTPPKPEIWSDNEHNFLDPDIGGVAVAPSHGSVLIECAKRELHATTPLKNPDRHHPTRISLVFYQHKNMNEAKHGLAMWEAKVAEKAREKEEDAERNGGEGTPSKGNKRGTKREHPEPSESLGEPPYKRFIKALIEGSLSCTTNTYVSTSPYAFTKVTGPYSHFA